In Melitaea cinxia chromosome Z, ilMelCinx1.1, whole genome shotgun sequence, a single window of DNA contains:
- the LOC123668770 gene encoding cytochrome b-c1 complex subunit Rieske, mitochondrial-like, with translation MNFLNTCGLRRGRVFWKYSVDRDSQINLFYLLKLNSNKKEETSFSSPDIQKIEYQFRVLPLHTSLLFWNQIRFQKDYPKLHRDFKHPNFDEYRKEKFKDLKYTKWHSGDEKYGYTYLAGFIGFLGGMYSLKSELTHFLLSMSAPADVLALATIEVDIKNIAPGMCSSYKWRGKPLFIKHRTESEMKAEADTPMSVLKDPESPEQRTVKPEWLIVIGICTHLGCVPIPNSGDWAGGFYCPCHGSHYDNVGRARKGPAPLNLEVPPYKFLSDTVVLVG, from the coding sequence ATGAACTTCCTAAACACCTGCGGTTTAAGACGCGGAAGAGTCTTTTGGAAATATTCAGTCGATCGTGATTctcaaataaatctattttatttgttgaagttGAATTCTAACAAGAAAGAAGAAACGTCTTTTTCGTCTCCAGATATTCAGAAAATTGAATATCAGTTTCGTGTGCTTCCTCTTCATACCagcctccttttttggaatcaGATTCGTTTTCAAAAAGATTATCCTAAACTACACCGTGACTTTAAGCATCCGAATTTCGATGAATacagaaaagaaaaattcaaAGATCTTAAGTATACAAAATGGCATTCTGGTGATGAAAAATATGGTTATACGTACTTGGCTGGTTTTATTGGTTTCCTTGGAGGAATGTATAGCTTAAAATCGGAATTAACACACTTTTTATTGAGCATGTCAGCACCCGCTGACGTTTTAGCTTTGGCTACTATAGAAGTAGATATTAAGAATATCGCTCCGGGTATGTGTTCTTCATATAAATGGCGCGGTAAGCCACTCTTTATTAAGCACAGAACGGAAAGTGAGATGAAAGCAGAAGCTGATACACCGATGTCAGTTTTGAAAGATCCCGAAAGTCCCGAGCAGCGTACAGTAAAGCCTGAGTGGCTAATTGTTATTGGAATTTGTACACATTTGGGTTGCGTTCCAATTCCTAATTCGGGTGATTGGGCAGGTGGATTTTATTGTCCTTGTCACGGAAGCCACTACGATAATGTGGGCAGAGCAAGAAAAGGTCCTGCTCCTCTTAATTTGGAAGTGCCCCCTTACAAATTTTTATCAGATACTGTTGTTTTGGttggttaa
- the LOC123668622 gene encoding polypeptide N-acetylgalactosaminyltransferase 35A → MGKLNNSFLWGIIFASATWSISLYLYWLLNMSGENIVNNTQDRFHYRLVNNEEKARIKNNDKSIAALEGKNLLYDSPKVNNINYMDKKWKNHKEMSDYYKRKVMLRDKMSKLGLKELSKPDKSLESQFGLIHNAEDVQIREKGYNLHAFNTLISQRIGNHRGIPDTRNKLCRKQKFPPKLPKASIIICFYNEHFETLMRSVHSILDRTEMRLLKEIILVDDYSDIEGLHDDVNKAVNELNNKVKMELEMLETNNIDGESMIDYINDDNNVLNVKKTTDSNKKLKGLNIRLLKTSKREGLIRARLYGADNSVGDVLVFLDSHIEVNVDWLPPLLTRLSEGVDGVNVRYSPRAVTPVIDVINADTFEYTSSPLVRGGFNWGLHFKWDNLPKGTLKNEKDFLNPIRSPTMAGGLFAIYREYFNNIGKYDPGMNIWGGENLEISFRIWMCGGILELIPCSRVGHVFRKRRPYGYGEKEDNMLRNSMRMARVWMDDYVNKVIEKNPSAAHVSIGDISDRIALRKSLECKSFKWYIENVYPEIEQGENTAAKKKIAALNDPEKNKFQPWHSRKRNYTDSFQIRMKNTSLCMQSAKDIKSKGSGLILANCIRTLNQMWFETDRNELVLGRYLCLDAVGNISPIIGKCHELGGTQEWKHKGTAGSPIYNTAAGMCLGVERAVRSEPVLLVICDSQPTNQWDFVRS, encoded by the exons atgggtaaattgaataattcctTCTTATGGGGGATAATTTTTGCTTCTGCGACATGGagtatatctttatatttatattggttGCTCAATATGAGTG gtgaaaatattgttaataatacacAGGACAGGTTTCATTACCGTCTCGTTAACAATGAAGAGAAGGCTCGAATAAAAAACAAtgataaatctattgcagcTTTGGAGGGTAAGAATTTATTGTACGACAGTCCTAAAGTAAACAACATTAATTATATGGATAAAAAGTGGAAAAATCACAAAGAAATGTCCGATTATTACAAGAGGAAAGTAATGTTGAGGGATAAAATGTCAAAACTTGGATTGAAAGAATTATCTAAACCAGATAAAAGCTTAG AAAGTCAGTTTGGGTTGATACACAATGCAGAAGACGTTCAAATCCGTGAAAAAGGTTACAACCTGCATGCATTTAACACTCTTATTTCACAAAGAATTGGAAATCATCGAGGAATACCTGATACaagaaataaatt ATGCCGAAAGCAAAAATTTCCTCCAAAATTACCAAAAGCGTCAATCATCATATGCTTTTACAATGAACATTTTGAAACACTTATGAGGTCAGTCCATTCTATTTTGGATCGCACCGAAATGAGGCTCCTTAAGGAAATTATATTAGTTGATGATTATAGTGACATAGAAGGTTTACACGATGATGTGAATAAAGCagttaatgaattaaataataaggTAAAGATGGAGCTGGAAATGTTGGAAACAAATAATATTGATGGCGAGAGTATGATTGATTATATTAATGATGACAATAACGTTTTGAATGTGAAGAAAACTACAGactcaaataaaaagttaaaaggtTTAAATATAAGGTTATTAAAAACCAGTAAAAGGGAAGGTCTTATACGAGCTAGGCTGTATGGGGCTGATAACAGTGTTGGTGAT GTTCTAGTATTCTTAGATTCACATATTGAAGTCAATGTCGACTGGTTACCGCCTCTTTTAACGAGATTATCTGAAGGAGTAGATGGTGTGAACGTGAGATATTCTCCTCGGGCTGTAACACCTGTTATTGATGTCATTAATGCTGATACATTTGAGTACACATCGAGTCCACTGGTCAGAGGTGGTTTCAACTGGGGGCTACATTTCAAATGGGACAACCTGCCTAAAGGAACCTTGAAAa ATGAAAAGGACTTCTTGAATCCAATAAGATCACCAACTATGGCAGGCGGTTTGTTCGCTATATACAGGGAATATTTCAATAACATTGGCAAATATGATCCTGGTATGAATATTTGGGGAGGCGAAAATTTGGAGATATCCTTTCGC ATATGGATGTGCGGTGGTATATTGGAGCTTATACCGTGCAGTCGGGTCGGTCACGTGTTCCGTAAACGAAGGCCATATGGATATGGTGAGAAAGAGGATAACATGCTGAGAAATTCGATGCGTATGGCTCGAGTCTGGATGGATGACTATGTG aataaagtAATAGAAAAGAATCCATCTGCAGCGCATGTGTCTATAGGCGATATATCTGACCGAATTGCGTTACGTAAAAGCCTGGAATGCAAATCATTTAAATGGTACATAGAAAACGTTTATCCAGAAATAGAACAAGGTGAAAATACAGCAGCTAAGAAGAAAATAGCGGCTTTGAATGATCCAGAAAAGAATAAATTCCAACCATGGCATTCGAG AAAACGCAATTACACGGATTCGTTTCAAATCCGCATGAAGAATACAAGTCTATGCATGCAGAGCGCTAAAGATATAAAAAGCAAAGGTAGTGGATTGATACTCGCTAATTGTATCAGGACCTTGAACCAG atGTGGTTTGAGACGGATCGCAATGAGTTAGTCCTAGGACGTTACTTGTGCCTCGACGCCGTTGGCAATATCTCACCTATCATCGGCAAGTGTCACGAGCTTGGGGGCACGCAGGAATGGAAACACAAGGGGACG gctGGCAGTCCAATTTACAATACGGCAGCTGGTATGTGTCTCGGCGTGGAAAGAGCGGTAAGAAGCGAACCCGTGCTCTTAGTCATATGTGACAGCCAACCAACGAACCAATGGGATTTCGTTCGATCATAA